The DNA region TGCCGCGGCGGCCGGGGCGGCCGGGGCGGTCACGGTGGCGGCGGCGGTCACCCTGCGCGCCGGGTCGAACTCCTCGATCTCCGCGAGCGCGGCGGCCACGGTCTCCACGTGATCGGCCACCAACCGGCGGCCGATCACGGCGTCGGCCCCGGTGGGGTCGCCGATCACCCCGGTGTCGGACAGGTCGTCGGCCAGCCAGCCGAACCTCACGGGGCCGGTGAACCCGATGTGCTGACACTCCGCGATCCCGGCCGGGACCCTCGCCTCGGCCGCCGTCATGTCGACGAGCTCGGGGTGCAGGTGGAGCATCATCGACGTCTCCGCCCACCCGGCGTGGATGCCCATCCCCAGTTCGGTGGGGCCCGGGACCGCGCGCCCGGCGTAGAGGAAGGTGCGCAGTCCGAAGCGGCGGCGCAGTTCGCGCAGCGCCACCTCGAGCAGCGCCGAGTTGCCGCCGTGGCAGTTGACGAACAGCACCCGGGTGAACCCGCTGGCCCGCAGCGCCGAGCCGAGCTCGACCACCTCGCGCATCAGCGTTTCCCCGGAGATCCACAACGCCCCGGTGAGGTTGGCGTGCTCATCACTCTTCGTGTACCCCAGCGCCGGCATGAGCCAGGCGTCGACGCCCGCCTCCGCCGCGGCGGCCACCGCGTGGGCAGCCACGTGCTCGGCGACCAGAAGGTCGGTGGCCAGTGGCAGGTGCGGACCGTGGGGTTCGATCGCGCCGGCCGGGATGACGGCGACGGGGTCACCGGATCCGACCCGGCCCGCCTCGACGGTCGTGAGTTCGGAGTACCGCCGCTGCGGCCCGATCACGCCTCCCACCGCCCGGGGTTGAGCAGGCCATACGGGTCGGTGCGGGCCGCGAGCGCTCGGACTGCCTCGGTGTCGTGGTCCACGCGGTACTGGTGCGGCGAGTGCACGCGCACCCCCAGCTCCTCCAGCACCGGCACACCCGCGTACGCGGCCTCCGGCGAGGTGTAGTGACCGTTGAGCATCCCGAACATCCGCCCGTGTCCCGCCTCCAGGTGCAGGGTCCCGCCGGGGTACACGGCCTCCACCTCGTCGAGGCGTTCCACCAGGGCGTCGCCCTGGCACTCCATGTGGAACCAGGTGTCGGGTTCGGCCTTCTGCAGCCAGTGCGTGGGGTGGTTGTAGGACAGCGTCGAGACCTTGATCGTCTCGTTGACGCCGCTCCGGACCGCCTCGACCACTCCTCCTGCACCGTCGATGATCGCCCAGACCTCGTCCACCGCGGCGGCGTCGACGATCGCCCGCAGGCTCGCCCGGCCGGCGGGGATGGCCTCGTCGGCGGGCAGACACGAGGCCACGTGGGCGCCGTCCGCCGAGCACAGGCGCGGCGCGGGTTCGACGAGGTGGACCCGACGCACCGCCGCGAACGCGTCGTGGTGGTCGTCGAAACTCGCGTACACGCAGCGCCAGTCCTGCAGCGGCTCGATCCGCACCGTGGCGCGCACGATGATCCCGGCGACCCCGTAGGTGTGGACGAACGGCTGGGCGTCGGCGCCCTCCAGGTGCACGATCTCGGCGTTCTCGTCGGCGAAGACCACGTCGAGCGCCTCGACGAACCCCTGGTGGTTGCGACCGTGCACGATCGTCCCGGTGCCCGCCGACCCCCCGGCGAGGAACCCGCCGAGCGTCGACTGCACGGTGGACGGGTACATCCACAGCTGGCTGTCGTAATGGGAGGCGAGCCGCTTCTCCAGGGTCAGCATGCGGACCCCGGCCTCCGCGGTGACCACACCCGCCTCCGTGTCCACGTGGTCGACCCCGCGCAGGGCGGTCAGGTCCAGGACCAGTCCGCCGTGCAGTGGGACCACCTGGCCGTAGTTGCCGGTGCCCTTGCCCCGGGAGGTGATGGGCACCCGGCGCCGCACGGCCGCCCGGACCACGGCGGGGACCTGCTCCACGTCCGTCGGCCGACACACCACCTCGGGCCGGCCGATCGGCCACTGCGCCCGCAGGATCGGGCTGAGGTAGGACCCGTCCACCGATGCCTTGTCCAGGGCGCGGTCGTCGGTGTGCACGGCTTCGGGGCCGAGCAGCTCGAGCAGGTCGTCGACCAGGCCGGGGACGTCTGCGGCCGAGTCTGTCGAGCCGGTGGGAGTGGCGGGTGCGGTGGAGGTCGCGGTCACGAGGGTCTCCGATCGGGTGCGGGGCGGCGGGGTGCGCAAGAGCAGTGGCGGTGTGTGGTCACTTCAGCCCGATGGCCGGGTCGATGAACTGGTTGGTGGCGACGGTCTCGGGCGAGACGTCCTCCGCGGTCGGGACGCCGGCCGCCTCGTAGACGCCCTTGACCTTGGCGACCATGTCGGCGAGCCGCTCGGTGTCGAAGTCACCGATAGTGGCGTTGGGTCCGTTGCCCACCAGTTCGCGCTCGAGCATGGCCTCGACGGCGAAGTCGGCCAGCTCCGCGCTGTAGACCCAGCCGGTGTTGAACTGCTCGACGGCGTCCACGATCACGGCGTTGGTGCGGGCCGGGTCCTCGAAGTACTCGACCTCGGCCTGCTGCAGCACCGGCACCAGCTTCTCCA from Dietzia sp. B32 includes:
- a CDS encoding FAD-binding oxidoreductase; the encoded protein is MTATSTAPATPTGSTDSAADVPGLVDDLLELLGPEAVHTDDRALDKASVDGSYLSPILRAQWPIGRPEVVCRPTDVEQVPAVVRAAVRRRVPITSRGKGTGNYGQVVPLHGGLVLDLTALRGVDHVDTEAGVVTAEAGVRMLTLEKRLASHYDSQLWMYPSTVQSTLGGFLAGGSAGTGTIVHGRNHQGFVEALDVVFADENAEIVHLEGADAQPFVHTYGVAGIIVRATVRIEPLQDWRCVYASFDDHHDAFAAVRRVHLVEPAPRLCSADGAHVASCLPADEAIPAGRASLRAIVDAAAVDEVWAIIDGAGGVVEAVRSGVNETIKVSTLSYNHPTHWLQKAEPDTWFHMECQGDALVERLDEVEAVYPGGTLHLEAGHGRMFGMLNGHYTSPEAAYAGVPVLEELGVRVHSPHQYRVDHDTEAVRALAARTDPYGLLNPGRWEA
- a CDS encoding creatininase family protein, with protein sequence MGGVIGPQRRYSELTTVEAGRVGSGDPVAVIPAGAIEPHGPHLPLATDLLVAEHVAAHAVAAAAEAGVDAWLMPALGYTKSDEHANLTGALWISGETLMREVVELGSALRASGFTRVLFVNCHGGNSALLEVALRELRRRFGLRTFLYAGRAVPGPTELGMGIHAGWAETSMMLHLHPELVDMTAAEARVPAGIAECQHIGFTGPVRFGWLADDLSDTGVIGDPTGADAVIGRRLVADHVETVAAALAEIEEFDPARRVTAAATVTAPAAPAAAAGGAP